The DNA window AGGCGACGTCCATGCACAGGTTGTTCTGCGTGCGCAGCGTGCCGCCGGTGAACGTCCATCTCTGTGCGATCGTGCCGTTGCACGTGTACATCTGCAGCGGCGCGCCGTCGCGGAAGTCGGCGCCGGGCACGTCGACGCACTTGCCGTTGAGGGCGCTGATCAGCGAGCTCGTGTCACCGCCGGTGGTGGTGAGGCTCAGGCCGTACGCGCCGAGGATCTCGTTGACCGGCTGAAAGAAGGTGACGCCGCCGGTGGAGCAGTTGCCCGAGGCGCCGGAGGTGACGCCCTGGGCCTGGTCGCCGGAGATGTAGGCGCCGCCCGAGTCGCCCCCCTCGGCGCACGCGGAGGTCTGGGTGAGCCCGTAGACCAGTGAGCCGGAGTAGTTCACGGTGACGTTCTTGGCCTGGACGACCCCGCAGCGCCAGCCGGTGGTGCGTCCGGAGCGGCAGATGGACGCCCCGACCGGGACCTCCTGGGAGCCGGCCACCGGGACGGTGCCCCCGCCGTAGTTGTTGACCCAGGGCCGCGGCGTCCAGTCGCCGTTGGTGCGCACCCAGGCGTAGTCGTCGCCGGGGAACGACGAGGCGGCGAAGGCGCCCTGGGCGACGTTGTTGTAGCCCATCGTCGGGTTTCCGGCCCGCCCGCAGTGCCCGGCCGTGACGAACCCGCTGTTGTTCACGGAGAACCCGACGGAGCACAGCACGTTGCCGTTGACGACGTACTGGTCGCCGCCCCGGAGGTCGTACACGAGGTGTGGGGCCTGGGCGACGGCGATCCGCGTCGCCGCCGCGTCCGCGGACGCGGCCCGCACGAAGCCTTCCGCCGCCGCACGGTCGGCCGCCGACACCACGACCGTGTTGGCGGCGGGGTCGACGTACCAGCCGTAGACGCCCGTCCCGGCAC is part of the Microbispora sp. ZYX-F-249 genome and encodes:
- a CDS encoding ricin-type beta-trefoil lectin domain protein, encoding MRLTVLTGVAVFAVALVLPGVPAHAVPSPVPPPAPAAPSTGTTVTMQQALQRDLRLTPEQARARQTHEAAAAAVERRVRAELGDRFAGAWYDPARQRLAAGVLDAGEAERVRAAGAIPVSVKRSDRQLDDVKAALDRAAGRAGTGVYGWYVDPAANTVVVSAADRAAAEGFVRAASADAAATRIAVAQAPHLVYDLRGGDQYVVNGNVLCSVGFSVNNSGFVTAGHCGRAGNPTMGYNNVAQGAFAASSFPGDDYAWVRTNGDWTPRPWVNNYGGGTVPVAGSQEVPVGASICRSGRTTGWRCGVVQAKNVTVNYSGSLVYGLTQTSACAEGGDSGGAYISGDQAQGVTSGASGNCSTGGVTFFQPVNEILGAYGLSLTTTGGDTSSLISALNGKCVDVPGADFRDGAPLQMYTCNGTIAQRWTFTGGTLRTQNNLCMDVAWGSRDNGAVIQIATCSGNPAQQFVLSAAGDLVNPQSGKCVDIDGWNAGDGARLIQWECHGGANQKWRRG